A single window of Paenibacillus sp. FSL H8-0537 DNA harbors:
- a CDS encoding nucleoside phosphorylase, translating to MLLPILQVNTEDLPAIAIVCGDPKRAETIAGHLEEKRELAFSREYRSYVGTYKGVRLAIVSHGVGSPGAAVCFEELIKGGVTTLIRVGTAGSYSADYPAGSLVVSTAAVRADGLTRQLVPEGFPAVADHEVSSALYEAAVAEGGIVKKGITVTLDAFFTGVVDIPHKQYKQAGALAVEMEIAALYIIATLRGARAGAILALDGYADADLAQEYDPHTNVVAEAIEREIAAALNAALKLASA from the coding sequence TTGCTGTTGCCGATTTTACAAGTGAATACAGAGGATTTGCCCGCTATTGCTATCGTTTGCGGCGATCCGAAACGCGCCGAGACGATTGCAGGACATTTGGAGGAAAAGCGCGAGCTGGCATTCAGCCGTGAATACCGCAGCTATGTTGGAACCTATAAAGGCGTACGCCTAGCGATAGTCAGCCATGGCGTAGGCTCGCCGGGTGCGGCCGTATGCTTTGAGGAGCTGATTAAGGGCGGCGTTACGACGCTGATTCGCGTTGGGACGGCGGGCTCTTATTCGGCCGATTATCCGGCCGGCAGCCTCGTTGTCAGCACGGCTGCGGTTCGCGCAGACGGCTTGACGCGCCAGCTGGTGCCAGAAGGCTTTCCAGCGGTTGCCGATCATGAAGTAAGCAGCGCCCTTTATGAGGCGGCTGTTGCGGAAGGCGGCATTGTGAAAAAGGGTATTACCGTTACGCTTGATGCTTTCTTTACAGGCGTCGTGGACATTCCGCATAAGCAGTACAAGCAGGCTGGCGCGCTTGCGGTTGAGATGGAAATCGCTGCACTTTACATCATTGCAACGCTGCGCGGCGCACGCGCCGGGGCGATTCTAGCTTTGGACGGCTATGCAGATGCAGATTTGGCGCAAGAATATGATCCGCATACGAATGTTGTGGCGGAAGCAATCGAACGGGAAATTGCTGCTGCTTTGAACGCGGCCTTGAAACTGGCAAGCGCATAA
- the queE gene encoding 7-carboxy-7-deazaguanine synthase QueE has protein sequence MLKQAEARIPVMEIFGPTVQGEGMVIGQKTMFVRTAGCDYSCAWCDSAFTWDGTGKDEIRMLTAAEVMSELHAVGGEAFSHVTLSGGNPALLRHAGELVQGLHAAGIQVALETQGSKWQDWLLDIDELTLSPKPPSSGMATNWDMLDQIVSQLSAAERSFSLKVVVFDDADLAYAASVHVRYPGVLFFVQAGNDDLVEGDNGKLRDKLVERYEWLIERVMVRSDMNQVRVLPQLHAWVWGNKRGV, from the coding sequence ATGCTTAAGCAGGCCGAAGCACGTATCCCGGTTATGGAAATTTTCGGGCCGACTGTGCAAGGGGAAGGGATGGTCATCGGGCAAAAAACGATGTTCGTCCGCACAGCAGGCTGCGACTACAGCTGCGCTTGGTGCGATTCTGCCTTTACGTGGGATGGAACAGGCAAGGATGAGATCCGCATGCTCACTGCAGCGGAAGTAATGTCGGAGTTGCACGCCGTCGGCGGAGAAGCGTTCTCGCATGTGACGCTGTCTGGCGGCAATCCGGCATTGCTTCGCCATGCGGGTGAGCTGGTGCAGGGGCTGCATGCCGCAGGCATCCAGGTTGCGCTGGAAACGCAGGGCAGCAAGTGGCAGGACTGGCTGCTCGACATTGATGAGCTGACCTTATCGCCCAAGCCGCCGAGTTCCGGAATGGCGACCAACTGGGACATGCTGGACCAGATCGTAAGCCAGCTTTCAGCAGCGGAGCGCAGCTTTAGCCTGAAGGTCGTCGTATTTGACGACGCTGACCTGGCGTATGCCGCAAGTGTACACGTGCGGTATCCGGGAGTGCTTTTTTTCGTCCAAGCTGGCAATGATGACCTTGTTGAAGGCGACAATGGCAAGCTTCGCGACAAGCTTGTAGAGCGGTATGAATGGCTGATCGAGCGCGTGATGGTGCGCAGCGATATGAATCAGGTGAGGGTGCTGCCGCAGCTGCACGCTTGGGTGTGGGGCAACAAACGCGGCGTTTAG
- the queC gene encoding 7-cyano-7-deazaguanine synthase QueC, with amino-acid sequence MTATQATQKNQAASGEQAVKKAVVVFSGGQDSTTCLFWALKRYDVVEAVTFNYGQRHKLELDSAAQIAQELGVKHHVLDMSLLNQLAPNALTRDDIAIEQTEGGLPTTFVDGRNLLFLSFAAILAKQIGAHTVVTGVCETDFSGYPDCRDIFIKSTNVTLNLAMDYPFVIETPLMWLNKAQTWQLADELGAFEFVRNKTLTCYNGIIADGCGECPACKLRSQGLQQYLSSRKEDVAE; translated from the coding sequence ATGACAGCAACACAAGCAACGCAAAAAAATCAAGCAGCATCTGGCGAGCAGGCGGTGAAAAAAGCCGTCGTTGTATTTAGCGGAGGGCAGGACAGCACGACCTGTTTGTTTTGGGCGCTAAAGCGTTATGACGTAGTGGAGGCTGTCACGTTCAATTATGGACAGCGCCACAAGCTGGAGCTGGACTCCGCCGCACAAATTGCGCAGGAGCTTGGCGTCAAGCATCATGTGCTTGATATGTCACTGCTTAATCAGCTGGCGCCAAATGCGCTGACGAGGGACGATATTGCGATTGAGCAAACAGAAGGCGGCCTGCCGACGACATTCGTGGATGGCCGTAATTTGCTGTTTCTATCGTTCGCAGCGATACTTGCCAAGCAGATTGGCGCGCATACGGTCGTGACCGGTGTATGCGAGACCGATTTCAGCGGCTATCCCGATTGCCGCGACATTTTTATTAAATCAACGAATGTGACGCTTAATCTCGCAATGGACTACCCGTTCGTCATTGAGACCCCCTTAATGTGGCTGAATAAAGCCCAAACATGGCAGCTTGCCGATGAACTGGGCGCCTTCGAGTTCGTCAGAAACAAGACGCTGACCTGCTATAATGGCATCATTGCAGATGGCTGCGGCGAATGCCCGGCATGCAAGCTTAGATCGCAGGGCCTTCAGCAATATTTGTCTTCCCGTAAGGAGGATGTGGCCGAGTGA
- the queF gene encoding preQ(1) synthase, protein MSGRKEEELKGISLLGNQGTAYTFEYSPEILESFENKHPYRDYFVKFNCPEFTSLCPMTGQPDFATIYISYVPDVLMVESKSLKLYLFSFRNHGDFHEDCVNIIMNDLIKLMDPRYIEVWGKFTPRGGISIDPYCNYGKPGTKYEQMAENRLMNHDLYPEKIDNR, encoded by the coding sequence ATGAGTGGAAGAAAAGAAGAAGAACTGAAGGGGATCAGTCTGCTTGGCAATCAGGGAACGGCGTATACGTTTGAGTATTCACCGGAAATTTTGGAGTCCTTTGAAAACAAGCATCCATACCGGGATTATTTTGTGAAGTTTAACTGTCCGGAGTTTACGAGTCTTTGCCCGATGACGGGCCAACCGGATTTTGCCACGATTTATATTTCCTATGTTCCCGATGTGTTAATGGTAGAAAGCAAGTCTCTCAAGCTGTACTTATTCAGCTTCCGTAATCACGGAGATTTCCATGAAGACTGTGTAAACATTATTATGAATGATCTGATCAAGCTGATGGACCCGCGCTACATTGAGGTATGGGGCAAATTCACGCCGCGCGGCGGCATTTCTATCGACCCTTATTGCAATTATGGGAAGCCGGGCACAAAATACGAGCAGATGGCGGAAAACCGCCTAATGAACCATGACTTATACCCGGAAAAAATAGATAACCGCTAG
- a CDS encoding AIM24 family protein: MAFKLNNVKENKNVFIQDQMGGFSILEYKEDLSSTNAMEAQANYFMNQSNMRKKQLMIELNNNEIMMSAGAMQYIIGNIEMNSGIKGVGGLMRNLVAGAVTGTSAVKPVYKGTGTIMLEPTYRYLWLIDVDNDHIVIEDGLFLACHSTLELSVSARKTLSSAALGGEGLFNLSVRGKGVLAIEAPIPSEEAVVVELQNDVLKVDGNFALMWSSSLDFTVEKSGKSLLGSAASGEGLVNVYRGTGLVWLAPLTDYKPLAQAGARR; encoded by the coding sequence ATGGCTTTTAAATTAAATAATGTAAAAGAAAACAAAAACGTCTTCATTCAAGATCAAATGGGCGGATTCAGCATTTTGGAATACAAAGAGGATCTCAGCTCCACGAATGCGATGGAAGCACAAGCAAACTATTTTATGAATCAAAGCAATATGCGCAAAAAACAGCTGATGATTGAGCTCAATAACAATGAAATTATGATGAGCGCCGGTGCTATGCAGTATATAATCGGAAATATTGAAATGAATTCCGGCATTAAAGGCGTTGGTGGACTAATGCGAAATTTAGTCGCTGGCGCAGTAACCGGCACGTCCGCCGTCAAACCGGTATACAAAGGGACGGGCACGATTATGCTGGAGCCGACCTATCGTTATTTGTGGCTCATTGACGTGGACAACGACCATATCGTCATCGAGGACGGTCTATTTTTAGCCTGCCACTCGACACTCGAACTAAGCGTAAGCGCACGCAAGACGCTCTCCTCGGCTGCGCTTGGCGGCGAAGGACTGTTTAATTTAAGCGTTAGAGGAAAAGGCGTGCTCGCTATAGAAGCGCCGATCCCTTCAGAAGAAGCGGTTGTCGTCGAGCTGCAAAATGATGTGCTTAAGGTAGACGGCAACTTTGCTTTGATGTGGTCGAGCTCCCTTGATTTCACTGTAGAAAAATCAGGAAAATCACTTCTAGGCTCCGCTGCCTCGGGCGAAGGTCTCGTTAACGTATACAGAGGAACGGGTCTGGTATGGCTAGCGCCACTTACGGATTACAAACCATTAGCCCAAGCAGGCGCAAGACGTTAA
- a CDS encoding 6-pyruvoyl tetrahydropterin synthase family protein, with product MIQQIYPSATHPYSYELNKDMHFAAAHSIPSADAGKCAQIHGHTYFANVTIAGDELDASGFLVNFALIKRLIHDRFDHTYLNDDNEHFHAQSAEYFPTTEVVARTIYEITQNHLDQLANKPRCVQVFLRETPTSYVIYRPKKTAQQLAAKQVQDEAAAPDA from the coding sequence GTGATTCAGCAAATTTACCCTTCCGCAACACATCCCTACAGCTATGAGCTGAATAAAGATATGCATTTTGCTGCCGCGCACAGCATTCCGAGCGCCGATGCGGGCAAATGTGCCCAGATCCATGGGCATACGTATTTCGCCAATGTGACGATCGCTGGCGATGAGCTCGATGCATCTGGCTTTCTTGTTAATTTTGCACTCATTAAGCGGCTCATTCATGACCGCTTTGACCATACGTATTTAAATGATGATAACGAGCATTTCCATGCGCAAAGCGCGGAGTATTTTCCGACAACGGAAGTCGTTGCGCGCACGATTTATGAAATTACACAAAATCATTTGGATCAGCTGGCGAACAAGCCGCGCTGTGTCCAAGTGTTTTTGCGCGAGACGCCAACGAGCTACGTCATTTACCGCCCCAAAAAGACGGCGCAGCAGTTAGCGGCTAAACAAGTCCAAGATGAGGCGGCTGCTCCCGATGCTTAA